Proteins found in one Schistocerca serialis cubense isolate TAMUIC-IGC-003099 chromosome 5, iqSchSeri2.2, whole genome shotgun sequence genomic segment:
- the LOC126481931 gene encoding piggyBac transposable element-derived protein 4-like, with protein sequence MYVVTHNVIFFLEDEIDDSLSSDEDENDVEGVASNPAAVPYPKDSEWTAVDTYRPLPVNTTPRQILVDIDESSSVLDCSKVFLTDSDVNELKRQTNLYASQTIQKKRRGNNLKPHSVLSSWKPVTISEMRRFLGIIFHMCVSKKPKIADHWSTNPVLSCNFCPHVMSRLRFTQILSCLHLVDNSNQKKPGEDGFHPLYKVLPYYNNLKERCIQAYRPSEKVTIDEGICPFRGRVSFRVYMQNKPHKYGLKVYAVAEASSGYVVNFEVYAGKHIVDNSSSAVILRLLSDSSLLNKGHTVYLDRFYSSPELFQQLAEKGTGAVGTVNKSRKGLPKDLVSAKLKKGEMSFRRKDNVLAMKWKDKRDVYTLSTRHQATFGTHTKRNGSVVLKPLQVLDYNLNKIGVDIGDQRLQYNPFQHRTVKWWRKLYFHLLLMGVSNAFWLYNAVHRKKITITDFITVLAVQLVEDDTLEFIPRNEGTVGRLTKRHFLQHIPATTKKYAARVCHVCSSRSKKQSGKASRKETRYECEQCGVALCLEPCFKIFHTKKQYDSV encoded by the coding sequence atgtatgtagttacacataatgtgatattctttttagaagacgagattgatgacagtttgtcttcagatgaagacgagaatgatgttgaaggtgttgcttcaaatccagcagctgtgccgtatccgaaagacagtgagtggactgcagttgacacctaccgacctctgcctgtcaacacgacacccaggcagatactagtggatattgatgagtcgagttctgtactggattgcagtaaagtgttccttactgacagtgacgtaaatgaactcaagagacagacaaatttgtatgcatcacagacaatacagaagaaaagaagaggaaataatctgaagccccattcagttttgagttcgtggaagccagtgactataagtgagatgaggcgtttcttgggtattattttccacatgtgtgtttcgaaaaagcccaaaattgcggaccattggagcactaatcctgttcttagttgtaacttttgtccccatgtcatgagccgtttgcgtttcactcagatactgtcatgcttgcatcttgttgacaattcaaatcagaaaaaaccaggcgaagatggatttcatccactttacaaagttttgccatattataataatttgaaggagcgatgtatccaggcatatcgtccctcagaaaaagtgacaattgatgaaggaatttgcccatttcgaggtcgtgtgagtttccgtgtttacatgcaaaataagcctcataagtatggactgaaagtatatgctgttgctgaagccagtagtggctatgttgtaaattttgaagtttatgctggtaagcatattgttgacaattcttcgtctgcggttattttgcgattgttgtctgacagcagcttgctgaacaaaggccacactgtgtatttagatcgattttattccagtccagagctatttcagcaactggcagagaaaggcactggagctgttggtactgtgaacaaatccaggaaaggattgcctaaagatttagtatctgctaagctgaaaaagggcgaaatgtcttttcggcgtaaagataatgtattggcaatgaagtggaaagataagagagatgtgtatacattgtctacaaggcatcaagcaacatttggtacgcatactaagagaaatgggtctgtagtattgaaaccacttcaggtacttgattacaacctcaataaaattggagtggatattggagaccaacgcctgcagtacaatccgttccagcacagaactgtgaaatggtggcgaaaattatatttccatttgctgcttatgggagtatcaaatgcattttggctgtacaatgcagtgcacaggaagaaaattacaataacagactttataacagtgcttgcagttcagcttgttgaagacgacacacttgaattcattccaagaaatgaaggaactgtaggtcggctaacaaagagacattttttgcagcacatacctgcaactactaagaagtatgctgctcgtgtgtgtcacgtgtgcagttccaggagcaagaaacagagtggcaaggcttctcgcaaagagacacgatacgaatgtgaacagtgtggcgttgcactctgcctggaaccttgctttaaaattttccacactaaaaaacaatatgattctgtgtga